Proteins encoded by one window of Nocardia goodfellowii:
- a CDS encoding nitrilase-related carbon-nitrogen hydrolase, which produces MPTELTQPAGSGGNRPPVRAALVQTNWTGDKESMIKVHEDYARQAAARGAQVICFQELFYGPYFCQQQDTKFYAYAESVPGPTTERFAALAKELGMVMVLPVYEQEQPGVLYNTSAVIDADGSYLGKYRKHHIPQVKGFWEKFYFRPGNLGWPVFDTAVGKVGVYICYDRHFPEGWRALGLAGAEIVFNPSATSRGLSAYLWKLEQPASAVANEYYIGAINRVGVEEFGDNDFYGTSYFVDPEGKFVGEVASDTDPELVIRDLDMDLLKVVRDRWAFYRDRRPDAYGPLLEP; this is translated from the coding sequence ATGCCAACCGAGCTCACCCAGCCCGCCGGCTCCGGCGGCAACCGTCCCCCTGTCCGAGCCGCGCTCGTCCAGACGAACTGGACCGGCGACAAAGAGTCGATGATCAAAGTGCACGAGGATTACGCGCGGCAGGCGGCCGCGCGGGGAGCGCAGGTGATCTGCTTCCAGGAGCTGTTCTACGGGCCCTACTTCTGCCAGCAGCAGGACACGAAGTTCTACGCGTACGCGGAGTCGGTCCCCGGACCGACCACGGAGCGATTCGCCGCGCTGGCAAAGGAATTGGGCATGGTGATGGTCCTGCCCGTCTATGAACAGGAACAGCCGGGGGTGCTCTACAACACCTCGGCCGTGATCGATGCCGACGGCAGCTACCTGGGTAAATATCGCAAGCACCACATCCCGCAGGTCAAGGGTTTCTGGGAGAAGTTCTATTTCCGGCCCGGCAATCTCGGCTGGCCGGTGTTCGACACCGCGGTCGGCAAGGTGGGTGTCTACATCTGTTACGACCGGCACTTCCCGGAAGGCTGGCGGGCACTGGGTCTGGCCGGGGCGGAAATCGTGTTCAACCCCTCGGCGACCTCGCGGGGTCTGTCGGCCTACCTGTGGAAGCTGGAGCAGCCCGCGTCGGCGGTGGCCAACGAGTACTACATCGGCGCGATCAACCGGGTCGGGGTGGAAGAGTTCGGGGACAACGACTTCTACGGGACCAGTTACTTCGTGGACCCGGAGGGCAAGTTCGTCGGTGAGGTCGCCTCCGACACCGACCCGGAACTGGTGATCCGCGACCTGGACATGGATTTGCTGAAGGTGGTGCGCGACCGGTGGGCGTTCTATCGCGATCGCCGGCCGGACGCCTACGGACCACTGCTGGAGCCGTGA
- the hydA gene encoding dihydropyrimidinase, which translates to MMTTFIHGGTVVSATGSQLLDVLIDGETIVAVLQPGSTALGADLRGSAETVIDATGKYVIPGGVDGHTHMQLPFGGTEASDTFETGTRAAAWGGTTTIVDFAVQKPGERVQDTLGLWHQKAAGNCAVDYGFHQIIGSVDDESLKGMSELVSEGVTSFKLFMAYPGVFYSDDGRILRAMQTAGELGALMMMHAENGIAIDVLVEQALARGDTAPYFHGTSRPWQMEEEATHRAIMLAQLTNAPLYVVHVSAKQALEQIATARGNGQNVFGETCPQYLYLSLEEQLGAPGFEGAKWVCSTPLRSRAEGHQDELWRYIRTGDVATVSTDHCPFCMKDQKELGRDDFSKIPNGIGGVEHRMDLMFQGVKNGWISPERWVEVCCTTPARMFGMYPRKGVISPGADADVVIYDPNGHTSIGYDKTHHMNMDHSAWEGFEIDGHVDTVLSRGRVIVDGGRYLGRAGHGRYIKRELSQNLI; encoded by the coding sequence GTGATGACTACTTTCATCCACGGCGGCACCGTGGTCTCCGCCACCGGCTCGCAGCTGCTCGACGTGCTGATCGACGGCGAGACGATTGTCGCTGTGCTGCAACCCGGTTCGACCGCGCTGGGCGCTGACCTGCGCGGCTCCGCCGAGACCGTCATCGATGCCACCGGCAAGTACGTGATCCCCGGCGGCGTGGACGGGCACACGCATATGCAGCTTCCCTTCGGCGGCACCGAAGCCTCCGACACCTTCGAGACCGGCACCCGCGCCGCGGCCTGGGGCGGTACCACCACGATCGTCGACTTCGCCGTGCAGAAGCCCGGGGAACGGGTGCAGGACACCCTCGGCCTGTGGCATCAGAAGGCGGCCGGGAACTGCGCCGTCGACTACGGATTCCACCAGATCATCGGGTCGGTCGACGACGAATCCCTGAAGGGCATGAGCGAACTGGTGTCCGAGGGCGTTACCAGTTTCAAGCTGTTCATGGCATATCCCGGGGTCTTCTATTCCGATGACGGCCGGATTCTGCGGGCCATGCAGACCGCGGGGGAGCTCGGCGCGCTCATGATGATGCACGCGGAGAACGGCATCGCCATCGACGTGCTCGTCGAACAGGCTCTCGCCCGCGGCGACACGGCGCCCTACTTTCACGGCACCTCCCGTCCGTGGCAGATGGAGGAGGAGGCCACCCATCGCGCGATCATGTTGGCGCAGTTGACCAATGCGCCGCTCTACGTCGTGCATGTGTCCGCCAAGCAGGCGCTGGAACAGATCGCCACCGCGCGCGGCAACGGGCAGAACGTCTTCGGCGAGACCTGTCCGCAGTATCTGTACCTGTCGCTCGAAGAGCAGTTGGGCGCACCGGGTTTCGAGGGCGCCAAGTGGGTGTGCTCGACTCCGCTGCGGTCTCGGGCCGAAGGACATCAGGACGAGTTGTGGCGCTACATCCGCACCGGGGATGTCGCCACGGTGAGTACCGACCACTGTCCGTTCTGCATGAAGGATCAAAAAGAGCTGGGACGCGACGATTTCAGCAAGATCCCCAACGGCATCGGCGGCGTCGAACACCGGATGGACTTGATGTTCCAGGGTGTCAAGAACGGCTGGATCTCACCGGAACGCTGGGTGGAGGTCTGCTGCACCACGCCGGCCCGGATGTTCGGCATGTATCCACGCAAGGGCGTGATCTCGCCGGGCGCCGACGCGGACGTGGTGATCTATGACCCCAACGGCCACACCAGCATCGGATACGACAAGACCCACCACATGAACATGGACCACTCGGCGTGGGAAGGGTTCGAGATCGACGGGCACGTCGACACGGTGCTCTCGCGCGGCCGGGTGATCGTCGACGGCGGGCGGTACCTGGGCCGCGCCGGCCACGGCCGGTACATCAAACGCGAACTCTCGCAGAATCTCATCTAG
- a CDS encoding TIGR03842 family LLM class F420-dependent oxidoreductase yields the protein MDIGVVLQCTPPASRVVELARQAETHGFSHVWTFDSHLLWQEPYVIYSQILGATRKVVVGPMVTNPATRDWTVTASTFATLNDMFGNRTICGIGRGDSAVRTLGGKPTTLATLRESIEVIRELGNGRSARIGDTLVRLPWAAASRLEVWVAGYGPRALDLTGEVADGFILQLADPDITAWTIARVRAAAERAGRDPAAVKICVAAPAYVTDGSAAALAHAREQCRWFGGMVGNHVADIVAKYGTGGAVPAALTDYIAGRQGYDYNQHGRAGNTHADFVPDVIVDRFCLIGTPDDQLARLRELEKLGVDQFAVYLQHDAKSATLEAYGESILPRIALPVAATEVVG from the coding sequence ATGGACATCGGTGTGGTGCTGCAATGCACACCCCCAGCCTCCCGTGTGGTCGAACTGGCCAGACAGGCGGAGACGCACGGCTTCTCGCACGTGTGGACCTTCGACTCGCACCTGCTGTGGCAGGAGCCGTACGTCATCTACAGCCAGATCCTCGGCGCCACAAGGAAAGTGGTGGTAGGTCCGATGGTGACCAACCCCGCCACCCGGGATTGGACGGTGACCGCGTCCACGTTCGCGACGCTGAACGACATGTTCGGCAATCGCACCATCTGCGGGATCGGGCGCGGCGACTCCGCGGTGCGAACGCTGGGCGGCAAGCCGACAACCCTTGCGACACTGCGCGAGTCCATCGAGGTGATCCGGGAACTCGGCAACGGCCGCAGCGCCCGGATCGGGGACACCCTGGTGCGGTTGCCCTGGGCGGCGGCTTCCCGGCTGGAGGTGTGGGTGGCGGGTTACGGCCCGCGCGCGCTCGACCTGACCGGGGAGGTCGCCGACGGGTTCATCCTGCAACTGGCCGACCCGGACATCACCGCGTGGACCATCGCGCGGGTCCGGGCGGCGGCCGAGCGGGCGGGCCGGGATCCCGCCGCGGTGAAAATCTGCGTCGCCGCACCGGCTTACGTCACCGACGGCTCCGCGGCCGCCCTGGCGCACGCGCGGGAGCAGTGCCGCTGGTTCGGCGGGATGGTGGGCAATCACGTCGCCGATATCGTCGCCAAATACGGTACCGGCGGCGCCGTACCGGCCGCGCTGACCGACTACATCGCGGGCCGGCAGGGCTATGACTACAACCAGCACGGCCGCGCCGGGAATACGCACGCGGACTTCGTGCCGGATGTCATCGTCGATCGGTTCTGCCTGATCGGCACTCCGGACGATCAGCTGGCCCGGTTGCGTGAGCTGGAAAAGCTCGGTGTCGATCAGTTCGCGGTGTATCTGCAGCACGACGCCAAGTCGGCGACGCTGGAGGCCTACGGCGAGTCGATCCTGCCGCGGATCGCGCTTCCGGTGGCGGCCACCGAGGTCGTCGGATGA